The proteins below come from a single Coturnix japonica isolate 7356 unplaced genomic scaffold, Coturnix japonica 2.1 chrUnrandom455, whole genome shotgun sequence genomic window:
- the LOC107306994 gene encoding chromodomain-helicase-DNA-binding protein 8-like, translated as MEAACKLKEMARRQKQHRWTRREQSDFYRVVSSYGVDFDPESRRFRWGRFRSLARLDRKTDENLTKFYHGFVAMCRQVCRLPPAPGDEPPDPSVPVTPISSDRAARTLRRLTLLRRLREQVLRHPLLPTRLALCPTPGPDLPSWWQRGRHDGELLHGAARHGLARPEAAILGDPDFSFLASRCRFLRAQTAAAACGALQGGSMGQPHRVVVEEEEEEEEEEEEGEMMGKMAANGSESSSSSSSSSAEEESDDERGAVPPPLSNDDDDNEVITKITTITRNGAGSVAPN; from the exons ATGGACTCGTCGCGAGCAGTCCGACTTCTACCGCGTGGTGTCCAGTTATGGGGTGGATTTCGACCCCGAATCCCGTCGGTTCCGTTGGGGTCGGTTCCGTTCCTTGGCCCGTTTGGATCGAAAGACGGACGAGAACCTGACCAAGTTCTACCACGGCTTCGTGGCCATGTGCCGCCAGGTCTGCAGGCTTCCACCAGCACCGGGGGACG agccccccgACCCCTCAGTCCCGGTGACCCCCATCTCATCGGACCGCGCCGCCCGCACCCTCCGTCGCCTGACCCTCCTCCGCCGCCTCCGCGAGCAAGTCCTCCGTCACCCCCTATTACCCACCCGCCTGGCCCTGTGCCCCACACCGGGCCCCGATCTCCCTTCATGGTGGCAACGTGGCCGCCATGACGGCGAGCTCCTCCATGGGGCAGCCCGCCATGGCTTGGCTAGGCCCGAGGCGGCCATCTTGGGCGACCCGGATTTCTCCTTCTTGGCCTCGCGTTGTCGGTTCCTTCGAGCCCAAACGGCGGCTGCTGCTTGTGGGGCCCTACAaggtggatctatggggcagccccatagagtggtggtggaggaggaggaggaggaggaggaggaggaggaagagggggagATGATGGGCAAGATGGCGGCCAACGGATCCGAGTCGTCGTCGTCGTCTTCGTCGTCGTCCGCGGAGGAGGAGAGCGACGACGAGAGGG gtgcggtgcccccccccctctcTAACGACGACGACGATAACGAAGTAATAACGAAGATAACGACGATAACGAGGAACGGGGCGGGGTCCGTCGCCCCCAATTAA